AGTCGCTGCGTGCGCGAACTCGAGGCCGAGCTCGGATTGAAGCTGATCGACCGCACGACGCGCGACGTGCAGCTGACCGATGTCGGTGCAAACCTGATCGCGAGCGTGTCCCGTCTGCTCGACGATCTCGACGACACGCTGCGCGAGATTCGCGAGATCGGCGAGCAGCGCCGTGGGCGCGTGATCGTTGCGGCCAGTCCGACGATCGCGTGCCGGCTGATGCCGCGCGTGGTTGCGTCGTGCGAGCGCCAGTTTCCGTTCGTGACGCTGGGTTTGCGCGATGACGTGCAGAGCGACGTGTTGCGCAAGGTGAAGTCGAGCGAGGTCGATTTCGGCGTCGTGATCGGTCCGCTCACGGTGGCCGACCTCGTCTGCGAATCCTTGATGACCGATTCGTTCTGCCTGGTCGCGCGCGCCGACCATCCGCTTGCGGCGCGTGCCGAGGTGCCCTGGACGGCGCTGGACGGCGAGCGCCTCGTCCTCCTCGATCATGCATCGGGAAGCCGGCCGCTGATCGATGCCGCGCTGGCCGCCCATCGTGTCAATGCGACGGTCATGCAGGAGCTCGGGCACTCGGCAACCGTGTTCGGGCTCGTCGAGGCCGGTGTCGGTGTGAGTGTGCAGCCGTGGCTGTCGCTGCCGCTACCTGCCGGCTCGACGCTCGTCGCGCGGCCTCTCATGCCGCGCACCGAGCGCACGGTCGAACTCGTGCGCCGCCGCGACCGGTCGTTGTCGCCCGCTGCGCAGGCGATCTGGGAACTCGTGCGGCAGATGCCGGCGAGGGCAGAGGACCTCGACTGACGCGGATCGACCTGCGCCGGCCCTGCTTGCGGGCCGGTACACTACGCGGATCGTGTTCCTCGAAGGTGGCTCTCGATGGTGCATCCCGCAGATTCTCTCCCGGTGGCGGGCTCGCCGGCGGCCCGCGATGCAGTGCACGCGTTGCGTCCGTCGCTGATCCGCGAAGTGGCAAACGCCGGCTTTGGCGTGCCGGACATGTTGCCGTTCTGGTTCGGCGAATCCGATCGCGTGACGCCGGATTTCATCCGCGACGCCGCGGCGGCGGCACTGCGCGATGGCGCAACCTTCTACACGCACAACCTCGGCACCGCGCCGCTGCGCGACGCGATCGCGTCCTACGTCAGCGCCCGGCACGGTGCGACGGCGGCCGACACCGTGGCCGTGACGAGTTCGGGCGTGAGCGCGCTGATGCTGGTCGCGCAGATGCTGGTCGGTCCGGGCGAGCGCGTCGTCGCGGTCACGCCGCTGTGGCCGAATCTCGTCGAGATTCCGAAGATCCTTGGGGCGCAGGTCGAATGCGTCCCGCTCGGCTACGGCGATGCGGGCTGGCAGCTCGATGTCGGGCGGCTGCTTGCGGCGCTGACGCGCGGTACGCGGATGCTGCTCATCAACTCGCCGAACAATCCGACCGGCTGGACGATGTCGCGCGACGACCAGCAAGCCGTGCTCGCCCATTGCCGCCGCCACGGCATCTGGCTGGTTGCCGACGAGGTGTACGAGCGGCTCGCGTTCGACGCCGACGACGCGCACGGCGCGCCATCGTTCCTCGACATCGCATCGCGCGACGAGCGGGTCGTCGTCGTGAATTCGTTTTCCAAGGCATGGGCGATGACGGGCTGGCGTCTGGGGTGGCTTGTCGCGCCGGCAGCGGTAATGGCTGACCTGTCGAAGCTCGTCGAATACAACACGTCGTGCGCGCCGGGCTTCGTGCAGGCCGCGGGTGAGGTCGCGCTGCGCGATGGCGAGCCGTTCGTGCGGTCGTTCGTCGCGGCGCTGCGCGATGCGCGCGATCACCTGGTCGCCGCGCTGCGCACCCTGCCGGGTGTCGAGGTGCCGCCTCCGCCGGGCGCGATGTACCTGTTTCTGCGCCTGCCGGGCGCGTCAGACAGCCTTGCGTTCTGCAAGACGCTGGTGCGCGAAGCGGGGCTCGGACTCGCGCCCGGGAGTGCATTCGGCCCGGAGGGGGAAGGTTTCGTGCGCTGGTGCTACGCGTGCGATCCGGCGCGCCTCGATGCGGGTGTCGAGCGGTTGCGGCGGTTCCTCGCGCGCTTTGCGGCCGGCCGTTGAAGCGGGGCCGGAGCGGGCACGGCGTGCTGGCGCCATCCCGTTCGGCTCATCTTTACGCACCGGGCAATTTTGCGTAATATGGCGTTCAGTCACGCGGTTCCGTCGTTGAGCCGTGCTGTTCCGTCCGGTTTGGGCCTGGCCTGAAGTTGGTTCGCCGCCCCCGGTTCGTGCTCCCATCAATATGACCGATCAGAATCGGGCGAGCGCGTCTTCCGTTCCTTTCGTCTGTTTGTTGATCCGGTTCGTTTGACCACAGGGTCTGGCCTAGCTGCATGAATACCCAAGAGGCGAAGATCGTCCTCGAGACTGCTTTGATCTGCGCGCAGGAACCGCTGAAACTCGGCGATTTGCGCAAGCTCTTTGCCGACGGCGTGTCGGCTGACACGGTCCGCACGTTGCTCGAAGATCTGAAACAGGATTGGTCCGGCCGCGGCGTCGAACTGGTGGCGCTGGCAACCGGATGGCGCTTTCAGAGCAAGCCGGCGATGCGTCACTATC
This region of Burkholderia contaminans genomic DNA includes:
- a CDS encoding LysR family transcriptional regulator, giving the protein MNVTLRQLRVFIEVARLKSFSRAGDEIGLTQSAVSRCVRELEAELGLKLIDRTTRDVQLTDVGANLIASVSRLLDDLDDTLREIREIGEQRRGRVIVAASPTIACRLMPRVVASCERQFPFVTLGLRDDVQSDVLRKVKSSEVDFGVVIGPLTVADLVCESLMTDSFCLVARADHPLAARAEVPWTALDGERLVLLDHASGSRPLIDAALAAHRVNATVMQELGHSATVFGLVEAGVGVSVQPWLSLPLPAGSTLVARPLMPRTERTVELVRRRDRSLSPAAQAIWELVRQMPARAEDLD
- a CDS encoding pyridoxal phosphate-dependent aminotransferase, encoding MVHPADSLPVAGSPAARDAVHALRPSLIREVANAGFGVPDMLPFWFGESDRVTPDFIRDAAAAALRDGATFYTHNLGTAPLRDAIASYVSARHGATAADTVAVTSSGVSALMLVAQMLVGPGERVVAVTPLWPNLVEIPKILGAQVECVPLGYGDAGWQLDVGRLLAALTRGTRMLLINSPNNPTGWTMSRDDQQAVLAHCRRHGIWLVADEVYERLAFDADDAHGAPSFLDIASRDERVVVVNSFSKAWAMTGWRLGWLVAPAAVMADLSKLVEYNTSCAPGFVQAAGEVALRDGEPFVRSFVAALRDARDHLVAALRTLPGVEVPPPPGAMYLFLRLPGASDSLAFCKTLVREAGLGLAPGSAFGPEGEGFVRWCYACDPARLDAGVERLRRFLARFAAGR